A single region of the Anomaloglossus baeobatrachus isolate aAnoBae1 chromosome 2, aAnoBae1.hap1, whole genome shotgun sequence genome encodes:
- the LOC142291542 gene encoding LOW QUALITY PROTEIN: protein kintoun-like (The sequence of the model RefSeq protein was modified relative to this genomic sequence to represent the inferred CDS: deleted 3 bases in 2 codons), which yields MQLCNFHNLRFQELFTQYTAEPRDSENRRRYEQEIREMERQRGYDVRLILTKPWHVLRTIVNGRHKAYVNMCSSRALKKPYRPTAADRARQMYRQWSLHYVTNPARQELDRDRCRVLIYDVAFHPDTLHRASRSLSFRSHVDLTALHSVAQQYHVHVDTRNVQIMRCKYMGRRQPTFYRTLLPLPLPKPQGVTGSLQKSKTTLPPGEAGDSRASPLETTLPPGEASDSRASPLETTLPPGEASDSRASPLETTLPPGEASDSRASPLETTLSPEEASDSRASPLETTLPPGEASDSRASALETTLPPGEASDSRASALETTLSPEEASDSRASPLETTVPHYTIRHRSFFSLQDYRNPRDSAPSPVPQELVITVYLPLLKEESAIVLQIHPKDLSLESYNPAYKLQLDLPYLVEDGRHMYDYDTTKKQLFITLPVVQQDLPSLMPTPPPAKEGSPKPNRTTRDAEKTPPNSIFTCSQDATTVTLFIHMKDIDQHSVTSEVSSHQCEVRFCVKTSNAPCVLFVAFQPQYSLNTDEIDVNVSANNMVLKLTKSTANFRPWKSLYFGVNSNTLQERSFSNEKNMAANRLPPSTMPWSTQINVLEMTDRRTHIRLKIYVEEEHLLTEEEQHWGLSGLLSLRSSHSDSTSQSDTSETSEESRQSPHLPMGCPTSPPAQPSAQRTHTDHPAEEDEGLCTPAPELDEDDLPDGAELLQILHPTFHTDRVLYDVACSDSSALFFSDHRTLCAFV from the exons ATGCAGCTCTGTAACTTCCATAACCTCCGCTTCCAGGAGCTTTTCACCCAGTACACGGCGGAGCCCCGGGACTCCGAGAACCGGCGCCGCTACGAGCAGGAGATCCGGGAGATGGAGCGGCAGAGGGGCTATGACGTGCGGCTCATCCTCACGAAGCCCTGGCACGTCCTGCGGACCATCGTGAACGGCCGCCACAAAGCTTACGTGAACATGTGCAGCAGCCGTGCGCTCAAGAAGCCGTACCGGCCTACCGCCGCCGACAGGGCCCGCCAGATGTACCGGCAGTGGAGCCTGCACTACGTCACCAACCCTGCCCGGCAGGAGCTGGACCGGGACCGCTGCCGGGTGCTCATCTACGACGTGGCCTTCCACCCGGACACCCTGCACCGGGCTTCCCGGAGCCTGTCCTTCCGCTCCCACGTGGATCTGACCGCGCTGCACTCCGTGGCCCAGCAATACCACGTGCACGTGGACACCAGGAACGTCCAGATCATGAGGTGCAAGTATATGGGGAGACGACAGCCGACCTTCTACCGCACACTGCTGCCACTACCGCTCCCCAAACCGCAGGGTGTGACCGGCTCCCTGCAGAAGAGCAAGACCACCCTGCCTCCCGGAGAAGCCGGTGACAGCAGAGCCTCTCCCCTGGAGACCACCCTGCCTCCCGGAGAAGCCAGTGACAGCAGAGCCTCTCCCCTGGAGACCACCCTGCCTCCCGGGGAAGCCAGTGACAGCAGAGCCTCTCCCCTGGAGACCACCCTGCCTCCCGGGGAAGCCAGTGACAGCAGAGCCTCTCCCCTGGAGACCACCCTGTCACCTGAAGAAGCCAGTGACAGCAGAGCCTCTCCCCTGGAGACCACCCTGCCTCCCGGAGAAGCCAGTGACAGCAGAGCCTCTGCCCTGGAGACCACCCTGCCTCCCGGAGAAGCCAGTGACAGCAGAGCCTCTGCCCTGGAGACCACCCTGTCACCTGAGGAAGCCAGTGACAGCAGAGCCTCTCCCCTGGAGACCACCGTCCCCCACTACACCATCCGCCATCGCTCATTTTTCAGCCTGCAGGACTACCGAAATCCCCGGGACTCTGCCCCCAGCCCGGTGCCCCAGGAGCTGGTGATCACTGTATACCTGCCCCTACTGAAAGAGGAGAGCGCCATTGTCCTACAAATCCACCCCAAGGATCTGAGCCTGGAATCCTACAATCCGGCCTACAAGCTGCAGCTGGATCTGCCCTACCTGGTGGAGGACGGTCGGCATATGTACGATTACGACACCACCAAGAAGCAGCTGTTCATCACCCTGCCCGTGGTCCAGCAGGACCTGCCCAGCCTGATGCCCACTCCTCCGCCAGCCAAAGAGGGCTCTCCTAAGCCCAATAGGACCACCAGGGATGCCGAGAAGACCCCTCCAAACTCCATATTCACTTGCTCCCAGGATGCCACCACAGTGACTCTCTTCATCCACATGAAGGACATTGACCAGCACAGCGTCACCTCGGAGGTCAGCAGCCACCAGTGTGAAGTCCGCTTTTGTGTGAAGACATCGAATGCTCCTTGCGTCTTATTTGTGGCCTTCCAGCCACAGTACAGCCTGAACACCGATGAGATCGATGTCAACGTGTCCGCCAACAACATGGTCCTCAAGCTGACGAAGTCCACTGCCAACTTCAGGCCATGGAAGAGCCTCTACTTTGGCGTGAACAGCAACACTCTGCAG gaGAGAAGCTTTAGTAATGAAAAGAATATGGCTGCTAATAGGTTACCCCCTTCTACTATGCCATGGTCCACCCAGATAAATGTCCTGGAAATGACTGACAGAAGGACCCACATCCGGCTGAAG ATATATGTGGAAGAAGAGCACTTGCTGACCGAAGAAGAGCAGCATTGGGGTCTGAGCGGGCTTCTGAGTCTGAGGAGCAGTCATTCTGATAGCACAAGCCAATCCGATACCAGCGAGACCTCCGAGGAAAGCCGGCAAAGTCCACACCTGCCGATGGGCTGTCCGACATCACcccctgcacagccctctgcccagCGAACGCACACAGACCACCCCGCTGAGGAAGATGAGGGTctctgc acaccggcccccgaaCTTGATGAAGATGATTTGCCGGATGGTGCAGAGCTTCTCCAAATCCTACACCCAACA TTCCATACAGACCGTGTCCTCTACGATGTCGCCTGCTCCGACAGCTCTGCCCTCTTCTTCTCCGATCACAGAACACTATGTGCCTTTGTTTGA